The following proteins are co-located in the Diaphorobacter sp. HDW4B genome:
- a CDS encoding NADP-dependent isocitrate dehydrogenase yields MTSKIIYTLTDEAPRLATASFLPIVRGFASNAGIEVADSDISVAARILGEFPELLTEEQRVPNNLAELGKLTLTPDANIIKLPNISASVGQLQEAIKELQGKGYKIPDFPENAQTDAEKDIKARYSRCIGSAVNPVLREGNSDRRAPLAVKNYAKKHPHSMGEWKQWSQTHVSHMEHGDFYHGEKSMTLDKACDVKMELTTKSGKTVVLKPKVALQAGEVIDSMFMSKKALVEFYEKELEDCRQSGILFSLHVKATMMKVSHPIVFGHCVKIYYKDAFEKHAKLFDELGVNVNNGMANLFEKIETLPATLREEIIRDLHKCQEHRPALAMVDSAKGITNFHSPNDVIVDASMPAMIRQGGKMWGADGKPYDCKAVMPESTFARIYQEMINFCKWHGNFDPKTMGTVPNVGLMAQKAEEYGSHDKTFEIEEDGVANIVDLATGEVLMSQNVEQGDIWRMCQVKDAPIRDWVKLAVSRARNSGMPAVFWLDPYRPHEAELIKKVQKYLKDHDTTGLEIHILSQVRAMRYTLERAARGLDTISVTGNILRDYLTDLFPILELGTSAKMLSIVPLMEGGGLYETGAGGSAPKHVEQLVEENHLRWDSLGEFLALAVSFEEEGIKTNNAKAKLLAKTLDQATGKLLDENKSPSRRTGELDNRGSQFYIALYWAQALAAQTEDKDLAAKFASIAKEFADNEQKIVGELKAVQGKAADIGGYYQPDLAKLDAVMRPSATFNAVVAKIAA; encoded by the coding sequence ATTGAAGTCGCCGACAGCGACATCTCGGTCGCTGCCCGTATCCTGGGCGAGTTCCCCGAACTGCTGACCGAAGAACAGCGCGTTCCCAACAACCTGGCCGAACTCGGCAAGCTCACGCTCACGCCTGACGCCAACATCATCAAGCTGCCCAACATCTCCGCATCGGTGGGCCAACTGCAGGAAGCCATCAAGGAACTGCAAGGCAAGGGCTACAAGATCCCCGACTTCCCCGAGAACGCTCAGACCGACGCCGAAAAGGACATCAAGGCACGCTATTCGCGCTGCATCGGCTCCGCTGTGAACCCCGTTCTGCGCGAAGGCAATTCCGACCGCCGCGCTCCGCTGGCCGTCAAGAACTACGCCAAGAAGCACCCCCATTCGATGGGCGAGTGGAAGCAATGGTCGCAGACGCACGTGTCCCACATGGAGCACGGCGACTTCTACCACGGCGAAAAGTCGATGACGCTCGACAAGGCTTGCGACGTCAAGATGGAACTGACCACCAAGAGCGGCAAGACCGTCGTTCTGAAGCCCAAGGTCGCTTTGCAAGCTGGTGAAGTCATCGATTCGATGTTCATGAGCAAGAAGGCGCTGGTCGAGTTCTACGAAAAGGAACTGGAAGACTGCCGCCAGTCCGGCATCCTGTTCTCGCTGCACGTGAAGGCCACGATGATGAAGGTCTCGCACCCCATCGTGTTCGGTCACTGCGTGAAGATCTATTACAAGGATGCGTTCGAGAAGCACGCCAAGCTGTTCGACGAACTGGGCGTGAACGTGAACAACGGCATGGCCAACCTGTTCGAGAAGATCGAAACGCTGCCAGCCACGTTGCGCGAAGAAATCATCCGTGACCTGCACAAGTGCCAGGAACACCGTCCGGCGCTGGCCATGGTGGACTCCGCCAAGGGCATCACCAATTTCCATTCGCCCAACGACGTGATCGTGGACGCATCCATGCCCGCGATGATTCGCCAGGGCGGCAAGATGTGGGGTGCTGACGGCAAGCCATACGACTGCAAGGCCGTGATGCCCGAGTCGACCTTCGCCCGCATCTATCAGGAAATGATCAACTTCTGCAAGTGGCATGGCAACTTCGATCCGAAGACCATGGGCACCGTGCCGAACGTGGGTCTGATGGCTCAGAAGGCCGAAGAGTACGGCTCGCACGACAAGACTTTCGAAATCGAAGAAGACGGCGTGGCCAACATCGTCGATCTGGCTACCGGCGAAGTGCTGATGAGCCAGAACGTGGAGCAGGGCGACATCTGGCGCATGTGCCAGGTCAAGGACGCTCCGATTCGCGACTGGGTGAAGCTGGCCGTCTCGCGCGCCCGCAACTCCGGCATGCCTGCCGTGTTCTGGCTGGACCCCTACCGTCCACACGAAGCCGAACTGATCAAGAAGGTGCAGAAGTACCTGAAGGATCACGACACCACCGGCCTCGAAATCCACATCCTGTCGCAAGTGCGCGCGATGCGTTACACGCTCGAGCGCGCGGCTCGCGGTCTGGACACCATCTCGGTGACCGGCAACATCCTGCGCGACTACCTGACCGACCTGTTCCCGATTCTGGAACTGGGCACCTCGGCCAAGATGCTGTCCATCGTGCCTCTGATGGAAGGCGGCGGGCTGTACGAAACCGGCGCTGGTGGCTCCGCTCCCAAGCACGTCGAGCAGCTCGTGGAAGAAAACCACCTGCGCTGGGATTCGCTGGGCGAGTTCCTTGCGCTGGCCGTGTCCTTCGAAGAAGAAGGCATCAAGACCAACAACGCCAAGGCCAAGTTGCTCGCCAAGACGCTGGACCAGGCCACTGGCAAGCTGCTGGACGAGAACAAGTCGCCATCGCGCCGCACCGGTGAACTCGACAACCGTGGCAGCCAGTTCTACATCGCTCTGTACTGGGCTCAGGCGCTGGCCGCTCAGACCGAAGACAAGGACCTGGCCGCCAAGTTCGCGTCCATCGCCAAGGAATTCGCCGACAACGAACAGAAGATCGTTGGCGAACTCAAGGCCGTGCAAGGCAAGGCTGCCGACATCGGCGGCTACTACCAGCCTGACCTGGCCAAGCTGGACGCAGTGATGCGCCCAAGCGCCACGTTCAACGCCGTGGTCGCCAAGATCGCTGCCTGA
- a CDS encoding zinc ribbon domain-containing protein has translation MNCPACGHTLSTGARFCNKCGTLVSQVSTSPVEAPVFSFADTEPAALSEAAPVDALVACPECGKGLKPGVRFCTGCGTAVPVLGPAYDEVVRIKSTESVEDEGVALASADVVSEAAPTARVEEVDLSLSFDDTRPAEIERSVIDSLPLHPVQRGMPDFELPDLPAPPVQREVPSQPLSTPESVSFDSFAEMERQVGAGGGSGLKWLLVGVLAVAVVGAGGWFGYKHFAGSNTASLPAADARPAQEGMSEGESIVAPVAVDAATEAQNATAAAVDASSAPLDVAAPSTVQQSTVVTAQPADQAADPAPKLSEKPAPVTVAPVHVLQDSPGSGTAPARKKNHSKSLDSLLD, from the coding sequence ATGAATTGTCCTGCCTGCGGTCATACGCTTTCCACAGGAGCCAGGTTCTGCAACAAGTGCGGCACGCTGGTCTCCCAAGTCTCCACCAGCCCGGTGGAGGCGCCTGTCTTTTCCTTTGCCGACACGGAGCCTGCTGCGCTTTCTGAGGCGGCTCCCGTCGATGCATTGGTCGCCTGCCCGGAATGCGGCAAGGGGCTCAAGCCCGGTGTCCGGTTCTGTACGGGATGCGGGACGGCTGTTCCGGTGCTGGGGCCTGCTTACGATGAAGTCGTGCGCATCAAGTCGACTGAGTCCGTCGAGGACGAGGGCGTTGCTCTGGCTTCCGCCGACGTGGTTTCCGAGGCTGCACCGACCGCGCGTGTCGAAGAGGTCGATCTGAGTCTGTCGTTCGACGATACCCGGCCTGCCGAGATCGAACGCTCCGTCATCGATTCGTTGCCGCTGCACCCCGTGCAGCGTGGCATGCCGGATTTCGAATTGCCTGACCTGCCCGCGCCGCCTGTACAGCGTGAAGTGCCGAGCCAACCGCTGAGCACGCCTGAGTCGGTGAGCTTCGACAGCTTTGCCGAGATGGAACGCCAGGTGGGTGCCGGTGGGGGCTCAGGTCTCAAGTGGCTGCTCGTCGGCGTGTTGGCTGTGGCGGTTGTGGGGGCTGGCGGCTGGTTTGGCTACAAGCACTTTGCGGGTTCCAACACTGCGTCCCTTCCTGCTGCGGATGCGCGGCCTGCTCAAGAGGGGATGAGCGAGGGGGAAAGCATTGTTGCGCCGGTTGCCGTGGACGCTGCCACCGAGGCTCAAAATGCGACTGCGGCAGCCGTGGACGCGAGCAGCGCACCGCTGGACGTGGCCGCGCCATCGACGGTGCAGCAGTCGACCGTGGTGACAGCTCAACCAGCAGATCAAGCCGCCGATCCTGCGCCCAAGCTGAGTGAAAAGCCTGCGCCGGTCACCGTGGCGCCGGTGCATGTGCTTCAAGATTCACCCGGCTCTGGCACTGCTCCGGCGCGCAAGAAGAACCACAGCAAGAGTCTCGACAGTCTTCTGGATTGA
- a CDS encoding zinc ribbon domain-containing protein translates to MGEWIAAVRLQGAHFNDFATTTEAMNDTNYQSIDFGALTRAGEGLTQWRALAMGFLTALAVGLLLWLMQFSMMRIGGVIGMVLMVVIAIAAFVVWSGGISAVGVLLMDKARNLPQRSISEAAIFGLASVPKFLLLGVAIFVAVLAFMLVAALLYFVCKIPFLGAVLAFVVHPVLVLVAAVAIIACVWVIFPLFAPAVWSGLSFKNALASVFAIARNRIVPVVLMMMVLYIILAVVGMLVMSGLFPASMSLTGLASGIMGGGGSNYGAYGGGYGGGLGSAMSMFSSGSMIGAILGLSVLGILVGALVALVAMMGMNVLYLQASAGLDTVGTESDLEGAFGAMKEKAREAAEKAKAAAENAKQAVADRAQAAAAAREEAVQEQARLEDEETQRQLQDEEQRQKTEREFAAKAAAEREALEAQARAEAQRQAAARAAAAQEAASAPAPSTSASSSVSAGAAALGGLAAGAAAAAASSAEAAATTKECKTCGHKIGTADMFCENCGTKQ, encoded by the coding sequence ATGGGTGAATGGATTGCCGCCGTGCGCCTGCAGGGGGCGCACTTCAATGACTTTGCAACAACGACTGAAGCCATGAACGACACCAACTATCAATCGATTGACTTTGGCGCGCTCACGCGGGCTGGCGAGGGGCTCACGCAGTGGCGGGCATTGGCCATGGGCTTTCTGACGGCGCTGGCGGTGGGGCTGCTGCTCTGGCTGATGCAGTTTTCGATGATGCGCATCGGCGGCGTCATCGGCATGGTGCTGATGGTGGTGATCGCCATTGCGGCGTTCGTCGTGTGGTCCGGCGGCATTTCGGCAGTGGGCGTGCTGCTGATGGACAAGGCGCGCAATCTGCCTCAGCGCAGCATCAGCGAGGCGGCGATCTTCGGTCTCGCTTCGGTGCCCAAGTTTCTGCTGCTGGGTGTGGCGATCTTCGTGGCCGTGCTGGCGTTCATGCTGGTCGCGGCGCTGCTGTATTTCGTCTGCAAGATTCCGTTTCTCGGGGCGGTGCTGGCCTTTGTGGTGCACCCGGTGCTGGTGCTGGTTGCCGCGGTGGCGATCATTGCCTGCGTGTGGGTGATCTTCCCGCTGTTCGCTCCGGCGGTCTGGAGCGGCCTGAGCTTCAAGAATGCGCTGGCCAGCGTGTTCGCCATTGCGCGCAATCGCATCGTGCCGGTGGTGCTCATGATGATGGTGCTCTACATCATTCTGGCGGTGGTCGGCATGCTGGTCATGTCGGGGCTGTTCCCTGCGTCCATGTCGCTCACGGGTCTTGCATCCGGCATCATGGGTGGCGGCGGGTCCAACTACGGTGCCTATGGTGGTGGATACGGTGGCGGTCTGGGCTCTGCCATGAGCATGTTCAGCAGCGGTTCGATGATCGGCGCCATTCTGGGGCTGAGCGTGCTGGGCATTCTGGTGGGCGCGCTGGTGGCGCTGGTGGCCATGATGGGCATGAACGTGCTGTATCTGCAGGCCTCTGCGGGGCTGGATACAGTAGGCACCGAAAGCGACCTTGAAGGTGCCTTCGGCGCGATGAAGGAAAAGGCCCGCGAAGCCGCTGAAAAGGCCAAGGCTGCAGCAGAGAACGCCAAGCAGGCGGTGGCTGATCGCGCGCAGGCTGCGGCGGCAGCGCGCGAGGAAGCGGTGCAGGAGCAGGCACGTCTGGAAGACGAAGAGACTCAGCGCCAGTTGCAAGACGAAGAGCAACGCCAGAAAACCGAGCGCGAGTTTGCGGCCAAGGCGGCGGCCGAGCGTGAAGCACTGGAGGCACAAGCGCGTGCTGAAGCGCAGCGTCAAGCGGCAGCCCGAGCGGCAGCGGCTCAGGAGGCGGCATCTGCCCCAGCACCTTCCACATCGGCCTCGTCATCCGTCTCTGCAGGTGCTGCGGCGCTGGGTGGATTGGCCGCTGGTGCTGCTGCTGCGGCTGCAAGTTCGGCGGAAGCGGCGGCAACCACCAAGGAATGCAAGACCTGTGGTCACAAGATCGGCACGGCCGACATGTTCTGCGAGAACTGCGGCACCAAGCAGTAA
- a CDS encoding DUF192 domain-containing protein: protein MKKALSQLILAISLTAPALHTQAQSAPQTTLPRTSITAGMYLIDAQVAMTPREREIGLMFRKDMPVQEGMLFVFEQPATQCFWMKNTLLPLTAAFVADDGTIVNLADMKPMTEDSHCSAKPVRYVLEMNVGWFDKRGIKAGTRLSGRPFTPAK, encoded by the coding sequence ATGAAAAAAGCACTCTCACAGCTCATCCTGGCGATCAGTCTGACAGCCCCGGCCCTGCATACTCAGGCCCAGAGCGCGCCGCAGACCACCCTGCCCCGCACCTCGATCACCGCAGGCATGTACCTCATCGATGCCCAGGTCGCCATGACGCCGCGCGAGCGCGAAATCGGGCTCATGTTCCGCAAGGACATGCCGGTGCAGGAAGGCATGCTGTTCGTCTTCGAGCAGCCCGCCACGCAATGTTTCTGGATGAAGAACACACTCCTGCCGCTGACCGCCGCATTCGTGGCCGACGACGGCACCATCGTCAATCTGGCCGACATGAAGCCGATGACCGAAGACTCGCACTGCTCAGCCAAGCCGGTGCGCTATGTGCTGGAGATGAATGTGGGCTGGTTCGACAAGCGCGGCATCAAGGCGGGCACACGACTGTCGGGCCGCCCCTTCACTCCCGCCAAGTAA